From the Lysobacter soyae genome, the window CGTTGGCATCCATGATCAGATCGATCGCGAAATATTCGATGAAGAATTGCGCGTCGTGGGCAAGCGACTGCTGGTACAGGGTGTGCAAGATGGCGTGACCCGTACGGTCAGCGGCAGCACACGTACGCTGCGCCGGCGGACCTTCGCCGTAACGCGTGGTCATGCCGCCGAACGGACGCTGATAGATCTTGCCGTCTTCGGTGCGCGAGAACGGCACGCCGTAATGTTCGAGTTCCACGATGGCCGGAATGGCTTCGCGGCACATGTATTCAATTGCGTCTTGGTCACCCAACCAATCCGACCCTTTGACGGTATCGAAGAAGTGGTAACGCCAATCGTCTTCACCCATGTTGGCAAGCGCGGCGGCCACGCCGCCCTGCGCCGCAACGGTGTGCGAACGGGTTGGAAAGACTTTGGTGATACAGGCGGTTTTTAGGCCTTTCTGGGCCAAACCGAAGGTGGCGCGCAAGCCGGCGCCGCCGGCGCCGACCACGACCATGTCGAAATCATGTTGATGAATTTTGTATGCGGACATTCTCAGTTCCCCATCGCAACGAGCGAGATCTTGAGTACAGCCAAGACGCCGGCGATGGCAGCGATGGCAAAGACGAAACGATTGAGCAACATCAAGGTGATCGACCAGGCCGGTGTATGCACGTAGTCTTCAAGGACCACTTGCATCCCCAGGCAAGCGTGCCAGCACATGGCGATCAGGAAGGCGACGGCGACCACGGCATTGCCCGGATGCGCCAGTGCGGCCTGCATGGCGTCGTAGCCCCCGTGCACATTGCACAGCAGCAACGCAATCATGTAGATACCCGTGAACAACAGCGCGATCGCGGTGATGCGTTGCTGGATGAAATGCTCGGTACCGGCCTTGGCCGAACCCAAACCGCGTGCATTTTTGAGCGGTGTACGCAAACGGGTCATCAGACACCTCCCTTGTGCATGAGGCCGATGCTGAAAATGATCAGGGTCAGAATCACGCTACCGACGATCGTGAACCAGCTGTTGCGCACGAACGAGGGAATCGGATAGCCCATGCCGGCGTCTTGGAACAAGTGCCGGATGCCGTTCAAGAAGTGATAGCTGAAAGCCCACACCCAGCCGAACAGGAAGACCAAACCCAGCGGCGACGCCAAGCAGGTGGCGAACGCTTGCCAAGCCTCACGCCCCATG encodes:
- the sdhD gene encoding succinate dehydrogenase, hydrophobic membrane anchor protein, which codes for MTRLRTPLKNARGLGSAKAGTEHFIQQRITAIALLFTGIYMIALLLCNVHGGYDAMQAALAHPGNAVVAVAFLIAMCWHACLGMQVVLEDYVHTPAWSITLMLLNRFVFAIAAIAGVLAVLKISLVAMGN
- the sdhC gene encoding succinate dehydrogenase, cytochrome b556 subunit gives rise to the protein MAKSNRPLSPHLQVYRWQVQMVTSILHRATGIVLAVGALIAVYGAVQLAMGREAWQAFATCLASPLGLVFLFGWVWAFSYHFLNGIRHLFQDAGMGYPIPSFVRNSWFTIVGSVILTLIIFSIGLMHKGGV